One genomic segment of Streptomyces sp. NBC_00239 includes these proteins:
- a CDS encoding PadR family transcriptional regulator, producing MSRRSGILEFAVLGLLRESPMHGYELRKRLNTSLGVFRAFSYGTLYPCLKTLVANGWLIEEPGNAPEDALAASLAGRRAKIVYRLTAEGKEHFEELLSHTGPDTWEDESFAARFAFFGQTEREVRMRVLEGRRSRLEERLEKMRASLARTRERLDDYTLELQRHGMESVEREVRWLNELIESERAGRDRRRPESPDDTAK from the coding sequence GTGAGCAGACGCTCAGGAATCCTCGAATTCGCCGTCCTCGGTCTGCTTCGCGAGTCCCCGATGCACGGTTATGAGCTGCGGAAACGGCTCAATACCTCACTGGGGGTGTTCCGGGCGTTCAGCTACGGAACCCTCTACCCCTGCCTCAAGACGCTGGTGGCGAACGGCTGGTTGATCGAGGAACCGGGGAATGCCCCGGAGGACGCCCTCGCCGCTTCACTCGCGGGGCGCCGTGCCAAGATCGTCTACCGGTTGACGGCGGAAGGTAAGGAGCACTTCGAGGAGCTCCTGTCCCACACCGGACCCGACACCTGGGAAGACGAGTCCTTCGCGGCCCGCTTCGCCTTCTTCGGCCAGACCGAACGTGAAGTGCGGATGCGGGTGCTCGAAGGCCGTCGGAGCCGTCTCGAGGAGCGCCTGGAGAAGATGCGGGCCTCACTGGCCCGCACCCGGGAACGCCTCGACGACTACACGCTTGAGCTGCAGCGGCACGGAATGGAGTCCGTGGAGCGCGAAGTGCGCTGGCTGAACGAGCTCATCGAGAGCGAGCGGGCGGGACGGGATCGGCGACGACCCGAATCGCCCGACGACACTGCAAAGTGA
- a CDS encoding CCA tRNA nucleotidyltransferase, with amino-acid sequence MPNANEDTPSALSQVQQRAVTELLRVSPVADDLARRFQGAGFSLALVGGSVRDALLGRLGNDLDFTTDARPEDVLGLVRGWADSVWDVGIAFGTVGAQKDGYQIEVTTYRSEAYDRTSRKPEVSYGDSIEQDLVRRDFTVNAMAVALPQKEFIDPHGGLEDLDARVLRTPGTPEESFSDDPLRMMRAARFAAQLDFEVAPDVVAAMTAMSDRLEIVSAERVREEFNKLLLSARPRKGLALLVDTGLADHVLPELPALRLESDEHHRHKDVYDHSLIVLEQAIDLEEDGPDLVLRLAALLHDIGKPRTRRFESDGRVSFHHHEVVGAKMTKKRMTALKYSNDMVKDVSRLVELHLRFHGYGDGEWTDSAVRRYVRDAGPLLSRLHKLTRSDCTTRNKRKATALSRTYDGLEERIAQLQEQEELDAIRPDLDGNEIMAVLGVGPGPVIGQAYQFLLELRLENGPMGSEAAAEALKEWWATQG; translated from the coding sequence GTGCCGAACGCCAACGAAGACACCCCCAGCGCCCTGAGCCAGGTGCAGCAGCGCGCCGTGACCGAGCTGCTGCGGGTCTCCCCTGTCGCAGACGATCTTGCCCGCCGTTTTCAGGGGGCGGGCTTCAGTCTCGCCCTCGTCGGGGGCTCCGTCAGGGACGCGCTGCTGGGCCGGCTCGGCAACGACCTCGACTTCACCACAGACGCCCGTCCCGAGGACGTGCTGGGGCTCGTCCGCGGCTGGGCGGACTCCGTCTGGGACGTCGGCATCGCCTTCGGCACGGTCGGCGCGCAGAAGGACGGCTACCAGATCGAGGTGACCACGTACCGCTCCGAGGCGTACGACCGGACGTCGCGCAAGCCCGAGGTCTCGTACGGCGACTCGATCGAGCAGGACCTGGTCCGGCGCGACTTCACGGTGAACGCCATGGCGGTGGCTCTTCCGCAGAAGGAGTTCATCGACCCGCACGGCGGCCTGGAGGACCTCGACGCGCGGGTCCTGCGGACCCCGGGCACGCCCGAGGAGTCTTTCTCGGACGATCCGCTGCGCATGATGCGGGCCGCCCGGTTCGCCGCCCAGCTGGACTTCGAGGTGGCTCCCGACGTGGTGGCCGCGATGACGGCCATGTCCGACCGGCTGGAGATCGTCTCGGCGGAGCGGGTCCGCGAGGAGTTCAACAAGCTGCTGCTCTCGGCCCGGCCGCGCAAGGGGCTGGCGCTGCTCGTGGACACCGGCCTGGCCGACCACGTGCTGCCCGAGCTGCCGGCCCTGCGGCTGGAGAGCGACGAGCACCACCGGCACAAGGACGTCTACGACCACTCGCTGATCGTGCTGGAGCAGGCGATCGACCTGGAGGAGGACGGCCCCGACCTGGTGCTGCGGCTGGCCGCGCTGCTGCACGACATCGGCAAGCCGCGCACGCGCCGCTTCGAGAGTGACGGGCGGGTCTCCTTCCACCACCACGAGGTGGTCGGCGCCAAGATGACCAAGAAGCGCATGACGGCGCTGAAGTACTCCAACGACATGGTCAAGGACGTCTCGCGGCTGGTCGAGCTCCACCTGCGTTTCCACGGTTACGGGGACGGCGAGTGGACCGACTCGGCGGTGCGCCGGTACGTGCGCGACGCGGGTCCGCTGCTCAGCCGCCTGCACAAACTGACCCGCTCCGACTGCACCACGCGGAACAAGCGCAAGGCCACCGCGCTGTCGCGGACCTACGACGGCCTGGAGGAGCGCATCGCGCAGCTTCAGGAGCAGGAGGAGCTGGACGCGATCCGGCCCGACCTCGACGGCAACGAGATCATGGCGGTGCTGGGCGTGGGGCCCGGTCCCGTGATCGGGCAGGCGTACCAGTTCCTGCTGGAGCTGCGGCTGGAGAACGGGCCGATGGGCTCGGAGGCCGCGGCCGAGGCGCTCAAGGAGTGGTGGGCCACCCAGGGCTGA
- a CDS encoding MFS transporter — translation MPVVRDLRVLLRLRDFRHLLAVRLLSQAADGVYQVALATYVVFSPEKQTSPAAIASAMAVLLLPYSVVGPFAGVLLDRWRRRQVFLYGNLLRAFLACGTAVLVLAAAPDWLFYASALSVTAVNRFVLAGLSASLPRVVDAGRLVTANALSPTAGTLAATAGGALAFLVRLLAADSNAPVVLLGAVLYLCAALASLRLAVGLLGPDHGPDHRHPRLVEALALTARGMAEGLRHLAARREAARALAAMTLMRFCYGALLVMLLMLCRYAWSDRESDGLALLGLAIGVSGGGFFVAALITPWAVARLGTHGWITACAGIAAVLVPALGLPFTVAPALVAAFVLGLVTQSAKICTDTEVQSRVDDAFRGRVFAVYDVLFNVAFVGAAAVSALMLPPDGKSVVLVLFVAVLYTAVALGLMRKGRRFT, via the coding sequence ATGCCTGTCGTACGTGATCTGCGCGTACTCCTGCGCCTCAGGGACTTCCGCCACCTGCTCGCCGTGCGACTGCTCTCCCAGGCCGCCGACGGCGTCTACCAGGTGGCCCTCGCCACCTATGTGGTCTTCTCCCCCGAGAAGCAGACCTCGCCCGCCGCGATCGCCTCCGCCATGGCCGTCCTGCTGCTCCCGTACTCGGTCGTCGGCCCCTTCGCCGGGGTCCTGCTCGACCGGTGGCGCCGCCGCCAGGTCTTCCTCTACGGCAATCTCCTGCGCGCCTTCCTGGCCTGCGGGACCGCGGTCCTGGTCCTCGCCGCCGCCCCCGACTGGCTGTTCTACGCGTCCGCCCTCTCCGTCACCGCGGTCAACCGCTTCGTGCTGGCCGGGCTCTCCGCCTCCCTGCCCCGCGTCGTCGACGCGGGCCGGCTGGTGACCGCGAACGCGCTCTCGCCGACCGCCGGAACCCTCGCGGCCACCGCCGGCGGCGCCCTCGCCTTCCTCGTCCGGCTGCTCGCCGCGGACTCCAACGCCCCGGTCGTGCTGCTGGGCGCGGTGCTCTATCTGTGCGCGGCCCTCGCTTCGCTGCGGCTGGCCGTCGGACTGCTCGGCCCGGACCACGGCCCGGACCACCGTCATCCCCGCCTCGTCGAGGCCCTCGCCCTGACCGCGCGCGGGATGGCAGAGGGCCTGCGCCACCTCGCGGCCCGCCGGGAGGCCGCCCGCGCCTTGGCCGCCATGACCCTCATGCGGTTCTGCTACGGCGCGCTCCTGGTGATGCTGCTCATGCTCTGCCGCTACGCCTGGTCCGACCGCGAGTCGGACGGGCTGGCCCTGCTGGGCCTGGCGATCGGGGTGTCCGGAGGCGGGTTCTTCGTCGCGGCCCTGATCACTCCCTGGGCCGTGGCCAGGCTCGGCACCCACGGCTGGATCACCGCCTGCGCGGGGATCGCCGCCGTCCTCGTGCCCGCCCTGGGGCTGCCCTTCACGGTCGCACCGGCACTGGTGGCCGCGTTCGTCCTGGGGCTGGTCACACAGAGCGCGAAGATCTGCACCGACACCGAGGTCCAGTCCCGGGTGGACGACGCCTTCCGGGGCCGGGTCTTCGCCGTCTACGACGTGCTGTTCAACGTCGCCTTCGTGGGCGCGGCGGCGGTGTCCGCCCTGATGCTGCCGCCGGACGGGAAGTCCGTGGTCCTGGTCCTCTTCGTCGCCGTCCTCTACACCGCGGTCGCGCTGGGACTCATGCGGAAGGGGCGACGTTTCACGTGA
- a CDS encoding DUF6049 family protein: MAEAADIQGTTPAPARRWLRRAVVLLAGTPVLAGLVYVQAGSSAQAAPTAPSAPAVPSTPAGPRSGSSTVEVSVDSLTPSAPVKDDTLTITGTVFNRGPEAITKAHVGLRVGAVLSERDSIDEATEGTTFRPGVDPSEIDSAYAVKLPDLAAKTAQPFTLKIPVSKLELDEDGVYPLGVSMSGESGDRGYEQVLGLRRTLLPWQPDAAAKRSQLSYVWPLISTTHLTAETGSDETQTPVFENDDLAAELAPGGRLEQMVTLGSGLPVTWVIDPDLLASADAMKGSYRVRTADGSTVPGTNQDIAKRWLNALEQAVQGKKVVALPFADPDLASLAHRGKNVSGSLGQLRPATEKAKQAVETVLHVTPSTDFSWPVDGAVDPAIVSVATSAGAHNVLARSDSLQETGGLGYTPSAARPIGAGRTAVVADARLSTAFTGDMLSAEKSTLAVQRFLAQSLALNLQDADAQRSFVVAPQRMPTASQAQTMAQALRALQPGRWTLPVDLETAAKTKPDPDATSLVPGAGQYPQALSRQELPQSAFEKIRTTQNTLDNFKVILTKPERVEFPFGNTFNREMSTSWRGRAQEGRTYRNEVQDYLITLTQRVQLIPKSDVTLSGHSATVPVTVQNSLVQDVQGLVLKVKSTNPTRLMFGDSGEAEQDVTITGGHSQSVKFTANATASGPVEVTAQLFTKEGVPYGKERRFVVDATEITATVMLVIAGGMLLLVLACIKMYASRKRAAARAASEESTQPSDPTPDTAPESGDPSGPGETVDR, translated from the coding sequence GTGGCCGAGGCGGCAGACATCCAGGGGACCACCCCCGCTCCTGCCCGCCGCTGGCTGCGGCGGGCAGTCGTTCTGCTCGCCGGAACGCCGGTGCTGGCCGGGCTGGTGTACGTACAGGCGGGGTCCTCCGCACAGGCCGCGCCGACCGCCCCGAGCGCGCCGGCCGTCCCGTCCACGCCGGCCGGCCCCCGCTCCGGGTCGTCCACGGTCGAAGTGTCCGTGGATTCCCTCACACCGAGCGCGCCGGTGAAGGACGACACCCTCACGATCACCGGGACCGTCTTCAACCGCGGCCCCGAGGCGATCACGAAGGCACACGTCGGACTCCGCGTCGGAGCGGTCCTCAGCGAACGCGACTCGATCGACGAAGCCACCGAGGGGACCACGTTCCGCCCCGGTGTCGACCCCTCGGAGATCGACTCGGCGTACGCGGTGAAACTCCCCGACCTCGCCGCGAAGACCGCCCAGCCCTTCACACTGAAGATCCCCGTGAGCAAGCTGGAGCTCGACGAGGACGGCGTGTACCCGCTGGGCGTCTCGATGTCCGGTGAAAGCGGCGACCGCGGGTACGAGCAGGTCCTGGGGCTGCGCCGGACCCTGCTGCCCTGGCAGCCCGACGCCGCCGCCAAGCGCTCCCAGCTCAGCTACGTGTGGCCGCTGATCTCCACGACCCACCTGACGGCGGAGACGGGCTCGGACGAAACCCAGACCCCGGTCTTCGAGAACGACGACCTCGCAGCCGAGCTCGCCCCCGGCGGCCGCCTGGAGCAGATGGTCACCCTCGGATCCGGGCTGCCCGTCACCTGGGTCATCGACCCCGACCTGCTCGCCAGCGCCGACGCGATGAAGGGCAGCTACCGGGTCCGGACCGCGGACGGCAGCACCGTACCCGGCACCAACCAGGACATCGCCAAGCGCTGGCTGAACGCCCTGGAACAGGCCGTCCAGGGCAAAAAGGTCGTCGCCCTCCCCTTCGCCGACCCCGACCTCGCCTCCCTCGCCCACCGCGGCAAGAACGTCTCCGGCTCACTGGGACAGCTCCGGCCCGCCACCGAGAAGGCCAAGCAGGCCGTGGAGACCGTCCTGCACGTCACCCCGTCCACGGACTTCTCCTGGCCGGTGGACGGGGCCGTGGACCCCGCGATCGTCAGCGTCGCCACCTCCGCGGGCGCCCACAACGTGCTCGCACGCAGCGACAGCCTCCAGGAGACCGGCGGCCTCGGCTACACCCCGTCCGCGGCCCGCCCCATCGGAGCCGGCCGCACCGCCGTCGTCGCCGACGCCCGCCTCTCCACCGCCTTCACCGGGGACATGCTCAGCGCCGAGAAATCCACGCTCGCCGTGCAGCGCTTCCTCGCGCAGAGCCTCGCCCTCAACCTCCAGGACGCCGACGCCCAGCGCAGCTTCGTCGTCGCCCCGCAGCGCATGCCCACCGCCAGCCAGGCACAGACGATGGCCCAGGCACTGCGCGCCCTGCAGCCCGGCCGCTGGACCCTGCCCGTCGACCTCGAAACCGCCGCCAAGACCAAGCCGGACCCGGACGCCACCTCCCTGGTTCCCGGCGCGGGCCAGTACCCCCAGGCACTGAGCCGCCAGGAACTGCCGCAGTCCGCCTTCGAGAAGATCCGCACCACCCAGAACACCCTCGACAACTTCAAGGTGATCCTCACCAAGCCCGAGCGGGTCGAATTCCCCTTCGGCAACACCTTCAACCGGGAGATGTCCACCTCCTGGCGCGGCCGCGCCCAAGAGGGCCGGACCTACCGCAACGAGGTACAGGACTACCTGATCACCCTCACCCAGCGGGTACAGCTGATCCCCAAGTCGGACGTCACCCTCTCCGGCCACAGCGCGACCGTCCCGGTCACCGTCCAGAACAGCCTCGTCCAGGACGTCCAGGGCCTCGTCCTCAAAGTGAAGTCCACCAACCCCACCCGACTGATGTTCGGCGACTCCGGCGAGGCCGAGCAGGACGTCACCATCACGGGCGGACACAGCCAGTCGGTCAAGTTCACGGCGAACGCCACGGCCAGCGGCCCCGTCGAGGTCACCGCACAGCTCTTCACCAAAGAAGGCGTCCCCTACGGCAAGGAGCGCCGCTTCGTCGTCGACGCCACCGAGATCACCGCCACGGTGATGCTCGTCATCGCCGGCGGCATGCTGCTCCTCGTCCTCGCCTGCATCAAGATGTACGCCAGCCGCAAGCGCGCCGCGGCCCGTGCCGCCTCCGAGGAGAGCACGCAGCCGAGTGACCCGACACCGGACACCGCACCCGAAAGCGGTGACCCGTCCGGCCCGGGTGAGACAGTGGACCGTTGA
- a CDS encoding inositol-3-phosphate synthase codes for MGSVRVAIVGVGNCAASLVQGVEYYKDADPATKVPGLMHVQFGDYHVGDVEFVAAFDVDAKKVGLDLSDAIGASENNTIKICDVPSAGVTVQRGHTLDGLGKYYRMTIEESDEAPVDVVQILKDRQVDVLVCYLPVGSEAAAKFYAQCAIDAKVAFVNALPVFIAGTKEWADKFTEAGVPIVGDDIKSQVGATITHRVMAKLFEDRGVRLERTMQLNVGGNMDFKNMLERERLESKKISKTQAVTSQIPDREMGEKNVHIGPSDYVAWLDDRKWAYVRLEGRAFGDVPLNLEYKLEVWDSPNSAGVIIDALRAAKIAKDRGIGGPILSASSYFMKSPPVQYFDDEALANVEKFIKGEVER; via the coding sequence ATGGGTTCGGTTCGCGTAGCCATCGTCGGCGTGGGCAACTGCGCCGCCTCGCTGGTGCAGGGCGTCGAGTACTACAAGGACGCCGACCCGGCCACCAAGGTCCCGGGTCTGATGCACGTCCAGTTCGGCGACTACCACGTCGGTGACGTCGAGTTCGTTGCCGCCTTCGACGTCGACGCGAAGAAGGTCGGCCTCGACCTCTCGGACGCCATCGGCGCCAGCGAGAACAACACCATCAAGATCTGCGACGTCCCGAGCGCGGGCGTCACGGTCCAGCGCGGCCACACCCTGGACGGCCTCGGCAAGTACTACCGGATGACCATCGAGGAGTCCGACGAGGCTCCGGTCGACGTCGTCCAGATCCTCAAGGACCGCCAGGTCGACGTCCTCGTCTGCTACCTCCCGGTCGGCTCCGAGGCTGCTGCGAAGTTCTACGCGCAGTGCGCCATCGACGCCAAGGTCGCGTTCGTCAACGCCCTCCCGGTCTTCATCGCCGGCACCAAGGAGTGGGCGGACAAGTTCACCGAGGCCGGTGTCCCGATCGTCGGCGACGACATCAAGTCGCAGGTCGGCGCGACCATCACGCACCGCGTGATGGCGAAGCTGTTCGAGGACCGCGGTGTCCGTCTTGAGCGCACCATGCAGCTCAACGTCGGCGGCAACATGGACTTCAAGAACATGCTGGAGCGCGAGCGCCTCGAGTCGAAGAAGATCTCGAAGACGCAGGCCGTCACCTCGCAGATCCCGGACCGCGAGATGGGCGAGAAGAACGTCCACATCGGCCCGTCCGACTACGTCGCGTGGCTCGACGACCGCAAGTGGGCCTACGTCCGCCTTGAGGGCCGTGCGTTCGGCGACGTCCCGCTGAACCTCGAGTACAAGCTCGAGGTGTGGGACTCCCCGAACTCCGCCGGTGTCATCATCGACGCCCTGCGCGCCGCGAAGATCGCGAAGGACCGGGGCATCGGTGGCCCGATCCTCTCCGCGTCCTCGTACTTCATGAAGTCCCCGCCGGTGCAGTACTTCGACGACGAGGCCCTGGCCAACGTCGAGAAGTTCATCAAGGGCGAGGTCGAGCGCTAA
- a CDS encoding transglycosylase domain-containing protein: MSEHRRKPPQSQGGGRAAARRAAQQRPGRRGADGRDVPTGAPAAPYGQSPYGQPPYGQHGRGQDPYGQGGHAQGGYGQESVHGSRAEARRAAQRGGRRRGAEPQGRGGEAAGKRFIDYPRANKHGWKRFVPSWKLVGGTALGFTALLTAGAGIAFALVGTPSEKQAAIAQNNVYYWADETQMAAVGGERNRQIVPIEKIPKSLQDAVIAAENASFDDDKGVDPMGIGRAVFNMATGGDTQGGSTITQQFVKNTYLDSEQTLKRKVVELFISIKVGATKKKPEIMQGYLNTAYFGRNAYGCQAASQAYFKLDCEELNPSQSAFLAQLLKGPNLYNPDGGIGAAATPEGNTERAKKRWKWVLDREVEVGRMEQSERDKYKVFPTLQPSAQALSLSGQTGYLVETAKQYVMKKLDLKPEDLDRGGYQIHTTFQKPKVDALAKAVDKTRKEFLDEKARPRTDKFVQFGAASVDTSNGAIVALYGGAGFDKNHFSNNANTIGVPVGSTWKPYVLAAAMQYGTQNSDGEGISADSKYNGNDLTVIKNRDGQPLRYADGRPFRQKNESPTRFGYVTLNEAMEKSINTPFAQLVFDVGHDKVRQVAESTGILKDSMNPNDDASFALGTSTPSAIRMADSYATFAASGTHHEPFSVTKVLKDGKEQSGFEPPAAQKAMDNSIADNITKVLQNVVENGTGTKAKKLGRPVAGKTGTTDRNKSAWFVGYTPQLSTAVTLFRTDPTSKDKKLISMNGTGDVPSIHGGDIPAEIWVNYMRDAVKGTPEKEFPEAEEIGVDADADGAPTPKPTPTFTKTVEPTPSATTPSPTKSPSPTPSRGGKPSCKPWQWDCNTDGGTDSGTTTGNDSGGASDGGATGEPTPTTSPSSSGRPGGRNGGSNSGLISGAEGG; this comes from the coding sequence ATGAGCGAGCACCGTCGTAAACCGCCTCAGTCGCAGGGCGGTGGACGCGCCGCGGCCCGCCGGGCCGCGCAGCAGCGTCCCGGTCGCAGAGGCGCGGACGGACGGGACGTCCCCACCGGAGCGCCCGCTGCCCCGTACGGTCAGTCCCCCTACGGCCAGCCCCCGTACGGACAGCATGGCCGCGGCCAGGATCCGTACGGCCAGGGCGGCCACGCCCAGGGCGGTTACGGCCAGGAATCGGTCCACGGCAGCCGCGCCGAGGCCCGGCGGGCCGCGCAGCGCGGCGGCCGTCGGCGCGGTGCGGAGCCCCAGGGCCGGGGTGGCGAGGCCGCCGGCAAGCGGTTCATCGACTACCCGCGCGCGAACAAGCACGGCTGGAAGCGCTTCGTGCCCAGCTGGAAGCTGGTGGGCGGGACCGCGCTCGGCTTCACGGCCCTGCTGACCGCGGGCGCCGGCATCGCCTTCGCCCTCGTCGGCACGCCCAGCGAGAAGCAGGCCGCGATCGCCCAGAACAACGTCTACTACTGGGCCGACGAGACCCAGATGGCCGCGGTGGGCGGTGAGCGCAACCGCCAGATCGTGCCCATCGAGAAGATCCCGAAGTCGCTGCAGGACGCCGTGATCGCGGCCGAGAACGCCTCGTTCGACGACGACAAGGGCGTCGACCCCATGGGCATCGGCCGCGCCGTCTTCAACATGGCGACCGGCGGCGACACCCAGGGCGGCTCCACGATCACCCAGCAGTTCGTGAAGAACACCTACCTGGACTCGGAGCAGACGCTCAAGCGCAAGGTCGTCGAGCTCTTCATCTCGATAAAGGTCGGTGCCACGAAGAAGAAGCCCGAGATCATGCAGGGCTATCTCAACACCGCATACTTCGGCCGCAACGCCTACGGCTGCCAGGCGGCCTCCCAGGCGTACTTCAAGCTGGACTGCGAGGAGCTCAACCCCTCCCAGAGCGCCTTCCTCGCCCAGCTGCTCAAGGGCCCCAACCTGTACAACCCGGACGGCGGCATCGGCGCCGCGGCCACCCCCGAGGGCAACACGGAGCGCGCCAAGAAGCGCTGGAAGTGGGTGCTCGACCGCGAGGTCGAGGTCGGCCGGATGGAGCAGTCGGAGCGGGACAAGTACAAGGTGTTCCCCACGCTCCAGCCCTCCGCGCAGGCCCTCTCGCTGTCCGGCCAGACCGGCTACCTGGTCGAGACGGCCAAGCAGTACGTCATGAAGAAGCTGGACCTCAAGCCCGAGGACCTGGACCGCGGCGGCTACCAGATCCACACCACCTTCCAGAAGCCGAAGGTCGACGCCCTCGCCAAGGCCGTCGACAAGACGCGCAAGGAGTTCCTCGACGAGAAGGCCCGGCCCAGGACGGACAAGTTCGTCCAGTTCGGCGCCGCCTCCGTGGACACCAGCAACGGCGCCATCGTCGCCCTGTACGGCGGCGCCGGCTTCGACAAGAACCACTTCTCGAACAACGCCAACACCATCGGTGTCCCGGTCGGCTCCACCTGGAAGCCGTACGTGCTGGCCGCGGCCATGCAGTACGGCACGCAGAACTCCGACGGCGAGGGCATCTCCGCGGACAGCAAGTACAACGGCAACGACCTGACGGTCATCAAGAACCGCGACGGCCAACCGCTGCGCTACGCCGACGGCCGTCCGTTCCGGCAGAAGAACGAGAGCCCCACCCGCTTCGGGTACGTGACGCTCAACGAGGCGATGGAGAAATCCATCAACACCCCGTTCGCCCAGCTCGTCTTCGACGTCGGCCACGACAAGGTGCGCCAGGTCGCCGAGTCCACCGGCATCCTCAAGGACTCGATGAACCCGAACGACGACGCGTCGTTCGCCCTCGGCACGTCCACCCCGAGCGCCATCCGGATGGCCGACTCGTACGCGACGTTCGCCGCCTCCGGCACCCACCACGAGCCGTTCTCCGTCACGAAGGTCCTCAAGGACGGCAAGGAACAGTCCGGCTTCGAGCCCCCCGCGGCCCAGAAGGCGATGGACAACTCCATCGCCGACAACATCACCAAGGTGCTGCAGAACGTGGTGGAGAACGGCACCGGCACCAAGGCCAAGAAGCTGGGCCGGCCGGTCGCCGGCAAGACCGGCACCACCGACCGCAACAAGTCGGCCTGGTTCGTCGGCTACACCCCGCAGCTCTCGACCGCGGTGACGCTGTTCCGCACCGACCCGACCTCCAAGGACAAGAAGCTCATCTCCATGAACGGCACGGGCGACGTCCCGTCCATCCACGGTGGTGACATTCCGGCCGAGATCTGGGTGAACTACATGCGGGACGCCGTCAAGGGCACCCCGGAGAAGGAATTCCCGGAGGCCGAGGAGATCGGCGTGGACGCGGACGCCGACGGCGCCCCCACCCCCAAGCCCACCCCCACGTTCACCAAGACCGTGGAGCCCACGCCCAGCGCCACCACGCCGAGTCCCACCAAGTCGCCCTCACCCACCCCGTCCCGGGGCGGCAAGCCGTCCTGCAAGCCCTGGCAGTGGGACTGCAACACCGACGGCGGCACGGACTCGGGCACCACCACCGGCAACGACAGCGGCGGCGCCTCCGACGGCGGGGCGACCGGCGAGCCGACGCCGACGACCAGCCCGTCGAGCAGCGGAAGACCCGGCGGCCGCAACGGAGGCTCCAACAGCGGCCTGATCTCCGGCGCCGAAGGCGGCTGA